One genomic window of Mucilaginibacter sp. SJ includes the following:
- a CDS encoding fasciclin domain-containing protein, translating to MKKMKQAGFWFALAGLLISMAGCNLAGLKMQENAEYHPYVLDPHINKTTWQFIKDRSYNFAGKDTVFKLMRQAIEYSGIDTNLYIKTNCTFILLHNDAVYRTTVVNKVPVITADCYWGKYLVNGKPATKWSDYPKEQVKNYLLYLIVQGAYSFNNLTPSNVVATTLQPLNYDPLNPTSIMTLRVNDDQNFTMRLNDFSNSVGYVSVRTSNILAINGAIQVIDRVLYYQTK from the coding sequence ATGAAAAAGATGAAACAAGCAGGTTTTTGGTTTGCTTTGGCAGGCCTTTTAATAAGCATGGCAGGCTGTAACCTTGCCGGATTAAAGATGCAGGAAAATGCGGAATATCATCCCTATGTGCTTGATCCGCATATTAATAAAACAACCTGGCAGTTTATTAAAGACCGCAGTTATAACTTCGCCGGAAAGGATACTGTTTTTAAGCTGATGCGCCAGGCTATTGAATATTCGGGCATTGATACCAATCTATATATCAAAACCAACTGTACGTTTATACTATTGCACAATGATGCCGTTTACCGTACTACGGTAGTAAACAAAGTACCCGTCATTACTGCCGATTGTTACTGGGGCAAATACCTGGTTAATGGTAAGCCGGCAACAAAATGGAGCGATTACCCTAAAGAGCAGGTTAAAAATTACCTGTTGTATTTAATTGTACAGGGGGCATATTCGTTTAATAATTTAACACCCAGCAATGTTGTAGCTACCACGCTGCAGCCGCTAAATTATGATCCGTTAAACCCCACTTCCATAATGACACTGCGGGTTAACGATGATCAAAACTTTACCATGAGATTAAATGATTTCTCCAATTCTGTAGGCTACGTAAGTGTACGCACCAGTAATATTCTGGCAATAAACGGGGCCATACAGGTAATTGACAGGGTGCTTTATTATCAAACTAAATAA
- a CDS encoding glycoside hydrolase family 28 protein, protein MTGQDNKAISRRNWLGAMGKVSLGTGLIAATSNTFGFESLTRVKTSGNDIGARVYNIRDFGAKGDGKSLDTAAVQAAIDTCNKEQGGTVMVPAGVFVIGTVELKSNVTLHIAAQGKLLGTADGRQYRACDTIPLDIGWTMNDGNVGLIFAVNADNITIEGNGIIDGQGAQFRSDTKGVLPPAGITGNHRPYHLLFYQCKNLTVRNISLINSAYHSVRVCLCSYVKMEGLFIRGKVVHNNDGFHFIGSTYVHVTNCDVQCQDDACALFGSCKFVTVSDCSFSTRWSVFRFGGGEAENITVSNCLIYETYGCPIKMRCSPGSRFENISFSNLVMKDVTGPISIGLGIQKSSVNKTTDTPGIIRNISFNNIQATVVKPVPLRDSEFASKYNPGEIFSCVTLNAMDDVFLENISFDNVHITFPGGGTTEQAAVRDVPKVAGEYYEIGIPPAYGMYARNVQGLSLHNIRFATASPDQRPALILDNVEDATINGLSAQGQKSAESLLRFINTRDVLVSALRVLTPVTNLLQAEGKECANIKIEGGDLSKADKALVLTSGVSAQAVRVRE, encoded by the coding sequence ATGACAGGCCAAGATAATAAAGCAATATCCCGCCGTAACTGGCTGGGCGCTATGGGTAAAGTTTCATTAGGTACTGGGTTGATAGCTGCTACGTCAAACACTTTTGGCTTTGAATCCCTCACCCGGGTAAAAACATCCGGTAATGATATAGGCGCCCGTGTTTATAATATTCGTGATTTCGGCGCAAAAGGCGATGGTAAATCATTGGATACAGCGGCTGTACAAGCGGCAATTGATACCTGCAATAAAGAACAGGGCGGCACCGTAATGGTACCTGCCGGGGTATTTGTTATAGGAACGGTTGAGTTAAAAAGCAACGTTACGCTGCACATAGCCGCCCAGGGGAAATTGCTGGGAACGGCCGATGGCAGGCAATACCGTGCCTGTGATACCATCCCCCTTGACATCGGATGGACCATGAACGATGGAAACGTGGGGTTGATATTTGCCGTTAATGCCGATAATATTACCATTGAGGGTAACGGGATCATTGACGGGCAGGGTGCGCAATTCCGCAGCGATACCAAAGGGGTTTTACCGCCGGCCGGTATCACAGGCAATCACCGTCCTTACCATTTACTTTTTTACCAGTGCAAAAACCTTACGGTACGTAATATTTCGTTGATCAACAGCGCTTACCACTCGGTGCGGGTTTGTCTTTGCTCTTATGTGAAAATGGAGGGGCTATTTATCCGTGGCAAGGTAGTACACAATAATGATGGCTTTCATTTTATTGGCAGCACTTATGTACATGTAACTAACTGCGATGTACAATGCCAGGATGATGCATGCGCTTTATTTGGCAGCTGTAAATTTGTAACAGTTTCTGATTGCTCCTTCAGCACCCGATGGTCGGTGTTCCGTTTTGGGGGCGGTGAGGCCGAAAATATTACCGTTTCAAACTGCCTCATTTATGAAACCTATGGCTGTCCCATAAAAATGCGCTGCTCTCCCGGCTCACGGTTCGAGAACATCTCATTTTCAAACCTGGTGATGAAGGATGTAACCGGTCCCATTTCAATAGGTCTGGGCATTCAAAAATCTTCGGTTAATAAAACAACCGACACCCCCGGAATTATACGCAATATTTCCTTTAACAATATTCAGGCTACCGTGGTAAAGCCGGTTCCGCTTCGCGATTCGGAATTTGCCAGCAAATACAATCCCGGCGAAATATTTTCCTGTGTTACATTGAATGCCATGGATGATGTTTTTTTAGAGAATATTTCTTTTGATAATGTACATATCACTTTTCCCGGCGGCGGTACTACAGAGCAGGCTGCAGTAAGGGATGTTCCCAAAGTGGCGGGCGAATATTACGAGATCGGTATTCCTCCGGCTTATGGTATGTATGCCCGGAATGTGCAAGGCTTATCGCTCCACAACATCAGGTTTGCTACGGCAAGTCCGGATCAGCGTCCTGCCCTGATCCTGGATAATGTAGAAGACGCAACAATAAATGGCTTAAGCGCGCAGGGACAAAAAAGTGCCGAATCACTATTACGTTTCATTAACACCCGGGATGTTTTGGTAAGTGCATTGCGTGTATTAACACCCGTAACCAATCTGCTGCAGGCCGAAGGCAAAGAATGCGCCAATATTAAAATAGAAGGCGGAGATCTCTCAAAGGCCGATAAAGCATTGGTTTTAACATCCGGTGTATCTGCGCAGGCGGTAAGGGTGCGGGAATAG
- a CDS encoding polysaccharide lyase 6 family protein, which yields MYKKHFQSYIKAGMAGLVVVLVALLLLSSKTLLAGTVMVSSIADLQKAINQARPGDVILLVNGVYATTEDIIINEKGLPGKNITIAAQHPGAAEITGKGGFSLVGPAAYIVIRGFKFTHAASRAKTGAGTSFCRFTQNIFETPGDGEDLTIAGSDHEVDHNTFQNKNAMGRFIAIRGQDKQIAERLHIHHNYFNNQASQGGKNGAEALQFGLSGFSLSSSNSIVEYNLFEKCEGENELISVKASAVTLRYNTIRDCPAQFTLRHGNKSLVYGNYFFDTPGLRIFGDDHLIYSNYFENCSSAIVIGNGDGEVADGAQLTSHDRPDRVLIAFNTLVNNKENIIQTARKNGMGATSITVANNIIEGGGPAATIAGPYPNAQWAGNILFNVKDAGDIPTVSYTMVDPKLAKNSAGIYHLQPGSPAIDHAIGSYPDVKFDMDGQPRTSPLDIGADELVGSPVKAHVLNPADVGCNAK from the coding sequence ATGTATAAGAAACACTTTCAAAGTTATATAAAAGCAGGAATGGCGGGATTGGTTGTTGTACTTGTTGCCCTGTTATTACTGTCGTCAAAAACGCTTTTGGCGGGGACGGTTATGGTTTCGTCTATTGCCGACCTGCAAAAGGCCATCAACCAGGCCAGGCCGGGAGACGTTATACTATTGGTTAATGGCGTGTATGCAACCACCGAAGATATTATTATTAATGAAAAAGGCCTGCCGGGGAAAAATATTACTATAGCTGCCCAACATCCGGGGGCTGCAGAAATTACCGGGAAAGGAGGTTTTAGTTTAGTGGGCCCGGCAGCATATATTGTTATCAGGGGATTTAAATTTACGCATGCAGCATCAAGAGCAAAAACAGGTGCAGGCACCAGCTTTTGCCGCTTCACTCAAAATATTTTTGAAACCCCAGGCGATGGAGAGGATTTAACCATTGCCGGCAGCGACCACGAAGTTGATCATAACACCTTTCAAAATAAGAATGCTATGGGCAGGTTTATCGCTATCCGTGGCCAGGATAAGCAAATTGCCGAAAGATTACACATCCACCACAATTATTTTAATAACCAGGCAAGCCAGGGGGGTAAAAACGGTGCCGAAGCGCTTCAATTTGGCTTAAGCGGATTTAGTTTGTCATCAAGCAACAGCATTGTTGAATATAATTTGTTTGAAAAATGCGAGGGCGAAAATGAATTAATCTCGGTTAAAGCATCGGCAGTAACACTCCGGTATAATACCATTCGTGATTGCCCGGCGCAGTTTACGCTGCGGCATGGTAATAAAAGCCTGGTTTATGGCAATTATTTCTTCGATACACCCGGGCTAAGAATCTTTGGAGACGACCATCTGATCTATAGCAACTATTTTGAAAATTGCAGTTCGGCCATCGTAATCGGCAATGGCGACGGTGAAGTAGCCGATGGTGCCCAGCTAACATCTCATGACCGGCCCGACCGCGTGTTGATTGCCTTCAATACACTGGTTAACAACAAAGAAAACATCATACAAACAGCCCGTAAAAATGGGATGGGCGCCACTTCAATAACGGTGGCAAATAATATCATAGAGGGCGGAGGACCTGCAGCTACCATTGCCGGGCCTTATCCTAATGCACAATGGGCAGGCAATATTTTGTTTAATGTAAAGGATGCAGGCGATATACCAACAGTCAGTTATACAATGGTTGATCCTAAACTGGCTAAAAACTCAGCAGGTATTTATCATCTTCAGCCGGGCAGTCCAGCGATTGATCATGCTATTGGTTCATATCCTGATGTTAAGTTTGACATGGATGGCCAACCCCGTACTTCACCGCTTGATATTGGTGCCGATGAGCTGGTCGGCTCGCCTGTTAAGGCTCATGTGCTTAATCCTGCCGATGTTGGTTGTAACGCTAAATAA
- a CDS encoding discoidin domain-containing protein, whose product MKKITTLLLSLLVTGIVSAQKGKSEWVYRDNDGKLVYKTTPTGDRIMDFSHAGYMGGGVALPVVPVKRVVKPSGTSDDTRLIQNAIDEVAAMPLKSGFRGTVELAPGTFTCAGPVILSESGIVLRGSGSGAGGTTIKMVGGPHTAVVIGRGNTKVALGRTEKTDSNTVSAATTLITDTYVPSGSRSFTVADASGFSVGDIIDINRPVTEAWVHFMGMDNMYRDGKKQTWIKAGAYGITKRKITAIEGNKLTLDLPLADSYDTKFLNPPGTVVAKVIPAARVAQVGVENIHIQCPPLEIDYGQAPYAGVRVGGDDCWLKDVYCEETMNTTVLAGNRITMEKVIVKHTYANLGASKPTDFSLEGSQNLIDRCEITGGNMYFVWTSSLIPGPNVLLNCTFKGIGSRIQPHQRWATGLLVDNCTVPDGGIDFMNRGIAGSGHGWTMGWAVAWNCIAKTYVIQNPPGAVNWSIGCMGKREQTARLFDSNPVLPEGNFDSHGSPVEIQSLYLAQLTERVGMRGIKNIGYTANSKKMFPNKLVKATPVKTDRDKILGLNLAFARPINTSKVKGSTREFGGEKAVDGNNNTYWSTADGVTNATLEIDMEGPVNMNTLQLSETLGGHVEAYKVEAQLDSDWRLLAHGTSIGKNLVVKFPETIAWKVKLTVLKAKMNVAISNFGLYLVKGDPANKI is encoded by the coding sequence ATGAAAAAAATTACGACACTCTTATTAAGCTTGCTGGTAACCGGCATTGTATCTGCACAAAAAGGGAAAAGTGAGTGGGTGTACCGGGACAATGATGGTAAGCTGGTTTATAAAACTACACCAACCGGCGATAGGATCATGGATTTTTCACACGCCGGATATATGGGTGGTGGCGTAGCATTGCCTGTTGTACCGGTAAAACGTGTGGTAAAACCTTCCGGCACAAGTGATGATACCCGGCTCATTCAAAACGCAATTGATGAAGTGGCCGCAATGCCCTTAAAAAGCGGTTTCAGGGGAACCGTGGAACTTGCCCCGGGTACGTTTACTTGTGCAGGCCCCGTTATTCTTTCAGAAAGTGGCATAGTACTGCGGGGCAGTGGCAGCGGGGCAGGGGGGACCACTATTAAAATGGTTGGCGGTCCGCATACAGCTGTTGTAATTGGCCGGGGTAATACCAAAGTGGCATTAGGACGAACCGAAAAAACAGATAGTAATACAGTTAGCGCTGCCACAACATTAATTACGGATACTTACGTGCCATCGGGCAGCAGATCTTTTACTGTGGCAGATGCATCTGGATTTTCGGTTGGCGATATCATTGATATCAACCGGCCTGTAACAGAAGCCTGGGTGCATTTTATGGGGATGGATAATATGTATCGCGACGGGAAAAAGCAAACCTGGATTAAAGCCGGTGCTTATGGTATCACAAAAAGAAAGATCACCGCAATTGAAGGTAATAAACTTACATTGGACCTTCCGTTGGCCGATTCTTATGATACCAAATTTTTAAACCCACCAGGCACTGTGGTTGCAAAAGTAATCCCTGCCGCACGCGTTGCGCAGGTTGGGGTAGAAAACATCCATATCCAATGCCCTCCGCTCGAAATTGATTACGGGCAAGCGCCCTACGCGGGTGTACGCGTTGGCGGTGATGATTGCTGGCTTAAAGATGTCTATTGCGAGGAAACGATGAATACCACCGTACTCGCCGGCAACAGGATCACAATGGAAAAAGTTATCGTGAAACATACCTATGCTAATCTTGGCGCATCCAAACCAACAGATTTTAGTTTGGAAGGCAGTCAAAACCTGATTGACAGGTGTGAAATTACCGGGGGCAATATGTATTTCGTATGGACATCCTCATTAATTCCGGGCCCTAATGTTTTACTCAACTGTACTTTCAAGGGTATTGGCAGCCGCATCCAACCCCATCAGCGCTGGGCTACCGGGTTGCTGGTTGATAACTGTACAGTACCGGATGGCGGCATTGATTTCATGAACCGCGGTATTGCAGGTTCGGGCCATGGCTGGACAATGGGATGGGCCGTAGCCTGGAATTGCATAGCTAAAACATATGTTATTCAAAATCCGCCGGGAGCGGTAAACTGGTCTATTGGCTGTATGGGCAAGCGGGAACAAACTGCACGTTTATTTGACAGTAACCCTGTTTTGCCGGAAGGTAACTTTGATTCGCATGGTTCACCGGTTGAGATCCAGAGCCTTTACCTGGCCCAACTAACTGAGCGGGTAGGTATGCGGGGGATAAAAAACATAGGTTATACTGCTAACAGTAAAAAAATGTTCCCCAACAAATTGGTAAAAGCGACGCCTGTAAAAACAGACCGCGATAAAATACTGGGTTTAAACCTGGCCTTTGCCCGGCCGATAAATACCAGTAAGGTAAAAGGTAGTACCCGCGAATTTGGCGGAGAGAAAGCTGTAGACGGTAACAACAATACTTACTGGAGTACTGCTGATGGCGTAACAAACGCGACCCTTGAAATTGATATGGAAGGGCCGGTAAATATGAATACTCTGCAATTAAGCGAGACTCTGGGCGGGCATGTCGAAGCGTATAAAGTTGAGGCGCAGCTGGACAGTGACTGGAGGTTATTAGCTCATGGAACCTCCATAGGAAAAAACCTGGTAGTGAAATTTCCGGAAACCATAGCCTGGAAGGTGAAACTAACGGTGCTTAAGGCCAAAATGAACGTGGCCATAAGCAATTTTGGGCTGTACCTGGTCAAAGGGGACCCAGCTAATAAGATATAA
- a CDS encoding alpha-L-fucosidase has product MKKLFIACWLFIFVVHNVFAQKELSRDERMKWWREARFGMFIHWGDYAGLAGMYKGYEVGRGGEWIMNRGKIPVAEYQEFAKKFNPVKYDPDAWVKLAKEAGMKYIVITAKHHDGFAMFKSNASKWNIADATPYGKDVLKPLAAACKKYGIKLGFYYSQAQDWNNPGGAAARKVSSEGWPNPDSAKIDAYTKENTGHWDPAQTSATMADYIDRVAVPQVKELLTNYGEVAVIWWDTPTNMTDEFAQKLHDLLKLQPNIISNDRLKRPNFAGDYKTPEQKIPNLSELDGKDWETCMTMNGTWGYKSYDHKWKTPETLIHNLIDIASKGGNYLLNVGPNAEGEFPQESITTLKKMGEWMKVNSEAIYATKASPLQPLSWGRCTLKPNGKNTILYFSVFNWPADGKLLIPGLKNEVIISAKMLAGNTALKTASSGDGLVINVPDKATDNIATVIKVEVKGAMGGQAVNPTDKMKTGALD; this is encoded by the coding sequence ATGAAAAAACTTTTTATAGCTTGTTGGCTATTCATTTTTGTTGTACACAATGTTTTTGCTCAAAAAGAGCTATCCCGCGATGAACGCATGAAATGGTGGCGCGAAGCCCGTTTCGGCATGTTTATACATTGGGGTGATTATGCAGGCCTGGCAGGCATGTATAAAGGATATGAGGTAGGGCGTGGCGGCGAATGGATTATGAACAGGGGCAAGATCCCGGTGGCCGAGTACCAGGAGTTCGCCAAAAAATTTAACCCGGTAAAATATGATCCCGATGCCTGGGTAAAACTGGCCAAAGAAGCTGGGATGAAATATATTGTAATAACAGCCAAACACCATGACGGTTTTGCCATGTTTAAATCAAATGCCAGCAAGTGGAATATTGCTGATGCCACACCTTACGGTAAGGATGTTTTGAAGCCGCTGGCTGCTGCATGTAAAAAATACGGTATTAAACTTGGGTTTTATTATTCGCAGGCACAAGACTGGAACAATCCCGGTGGCGCGGCAGCGCGCAAGGTGAGCAGTGAGGGCTGGCCAAACCCCGATTCGGCCAAAATAGATGCTTATACCAAAGAAAATACCGGTCATTGGGACCCTGCACAAACTTCGGCAACAATGGCCGATTATATTGATCGCGTAGCTGTTCCGCAGGTAAAAGAGCTGTTAACCAATTATGGAGAAGTGGCCGTAATTTGGTGGGATACCCCAACTAACATGACCGATGAGTTTGCACAAAAATTGCACGACCTGTTAAAATTACAGCCCAACATTATCAGTAATGACCGGCTTAAGCGCCCTAATTTCGCCGGCGATTACAAAACCCCCGAACAAAAAATACCCAACCTAAGCGAACTTGACGGAAAAGATTGGGAAACCTGTATGACCATGAATGGCACCTGGGGTTATAAAAGCTACGACCATAAATGGAAAACTCCCGAAACATTAATTCATAACCTCATTGATATTGCATCAAAAGGAGGTAATTACCTGTTAAATGTCGGCCCCAATGCCGAAGGTGAATTTCCGCAGGAAAGTATCACCACCTTGAAAAAAATGGGTGAGTGGATGAAGGTGAACAGCGAAGCGATATATGCTACCAAAGCCAGTCCGCTTCAACCCCTAAGCTGGGGCCGTTGTACGCTTAAGCCAAACGGTAAAAATACTATCCTTTACTTTTCGGTATTTAACTGGCCTGCAGATGGGAAACTGCTCATCCCCGGCTTAAAAAATGAAGTGATAATAAGCGCCAAAATGCTGGCCGGAAATACAGCATTAAAAACCGCATCATCCGGTGATGGCCTTGTTATTAATGTCCCTGATAAAGCAACTGATAATATTGCTACAGTAATTAAAGTAGAGGTAAAAGGAGCGATGGGCGGGCAGGCTGTTAATCCAACTGATAAGATGAAAACAGGAGCGCTTGATTAA
- a CDS encoding heparin lyase I family protein codes for MPDCVHHVKHITEAFDKQLNEYVFVFHSHAKEDNDRCRNFDRERVEIKTYGPSAAKLKGEHGETVIYKWKFKIDSDFKAQPTFTHIHQIKAGDGDAGAPIITFTPRFGEPDKFEIIHTGSTKGTSQGVLTRVNLADFKGNWVEVTEKLNYDSQGTYNVEIKRVADNKVLLSYTNTNIDLWRTGTSFCRPKWGVYRSLKSPAYIRDEDVSFADIAILEQ; via the coding sequence GTGCCTGATTGCGTACACCATGTTAAACATATTACTGAAGCTTTTGATAAGCAGTTAAATGAATACGTTTTTGTTTTTCATAGCCACGCTAAGGAAGATAATGACCGCTGCCGGAATTTCGACAGGGAGCGGGTAGAGATCAAAACCTATGGACCTTCAGCCGCTAAATTGAAGGGCGAGCATGGCGAAACTGTGATTTATAAATGGAAGTTTAAAATTGATAGCGACTTTAAAGCGCAACCAACATTTACCCATATCCACCAGATAAAAGCGGGAGATGGAGATGCAGGAGCTCCAATCATAACTTTTACACCCCGGTTTGGCGAACCGGATAAGTTTGAAATAATTCATACAGGTTCGACAAAGGGGACTTCGCAAGGGGTTTTAACCCGGGTTAACCTGGCCGATTTTAAAGGTAACTGGGTAGAGGTGACCGAAAAGCTGAATTATGACAGTCAGGGGACTTACAATGTGGAGATTAAACGAGTTGCGGATAACAAGGTGCTGCTTAGCTATACTAATACCAATATTGATCTGTGGCGAACAGGTACGTCATTTTGCAGGCCTAAATGGGGAGTGTACCGGAGCTTAAAAAGCCCGGCGTATATCAGAGATGAGGATGTAAGTTTCGCTGACATAGCTATCCTTGAGCAATGA
- a CDS encoding AraC family transcriptional regulator — protein MKPHLLKVSAGPAQSFSVRQDLLPCINNRWHYHPEIELIHFKKGSGTQFIGDNIRQFNAGDIVMVGSYLPHYWRFDDMYFSQDNDNACVDIRVAHFSENFWGNGFLQLPENKLIKTTIEKARRGIQITGKTKKTIAKIMEMMLTAGGSKKIILLMEALNAIAECDQSGCLSSIGFNPNVEKSQNDCINAIYEYSLANFKNKIHMDELADLVGISPNSFCRYFKSRTSKTYSKFLLEIRVGQACKLLIENKLPLKQLCYESGFNNFTNFHKYFKLITGKSPLNYQKEFIQVRSN, from the coding sequence ATGAAGCCACATTTACTGAAAGTATCAGCAGGCCCTGCCCAATCCTTTAGCGTGAGGCAAGACCTTCTTCCCTGCATTAATAACCGGTGGCATTATCACCCCGAAATAGAGCTAATCCACTTTAAAAAGGGCAGTGGGACACAGTTTATCGGCGATAATATCCGGCAGTTTAATGCCGGGGATATTGTAATGGTAGGATCTTACCTGCCACATTACTGGCGGTTTGATGATATGTATTTTTCGCAGGATAATGATAATGCATGCGTTGATATCCGCGTAGCTCATTTCAGTGAAAATTTTTGGGGCAACGGATTCTTACAGCTTCCGGAAAATAAACTGATTAAAACTACCATAGAAAAAGCGAGGCGAGGAATTCAGATTACCGGTAAAACAAAAAAGACCATTGCTAAAATTATGGAGATGATGCTTACTGCCGGAGGTTCAAAAAAGATAATTTTGTTGATGGAAGCCTTAAATGCAATTGCCGAATGTGATCAGTCTGGTTGTTTGTCATCAATAGGATTTAATCCCAATGTTGAGAAATCGCAAAATGATTGTATCAATGCTATTTATGAATACTCATTAGCAAACTTCAAAAATAAAATACATATGGATGAGCTTGCCGATTTGGTTGGGATCAGTCCAAATTCTTTTTGCCGTTATTTTAAATCACGCACGAGCAAAACCTATTCTAAATTTTTACTGGAGATCAGGGTTGGCCAGGCCTGCAAGTTGCTCATAGAAAATAAACTGCCCCTAAAGCAGCTGTGCTACGAAAGTGGCTTTAATAATTTTACAAATTTTCATAAGTACTTTAAACTTATTACTGGTAAAAGTCCTTTAAACTATCAAAAAGAGTTTATCCAGGTAAGGTCGAATTAG